The Nitrospirota bacterium nucleotide sequence TATTGAAGAGGCTGAAGGAGGCACCTGTTTTCTGGACGAGATCGGTGACATGAGCCTGCCGCTTCAGGCGAAAATGTTACGGATGATACAGGAGAAGGAAATAAGACGCGTCGGCAGCACTGAACCTGTTTATGTCAATGTCAGGATAGTAGCAGCAACCAATCAGCCGCTTGACCGCAAAGTTAAAGAAGGGGGCTTCAGAGAAGATCTATTATACAGACTGAAGGTTGTAACAATTACTTTGCCTCCTTTGCGTGAACGTAGAGAAGATATCCCTCTTCTTGCAGGCTACTTCCTGAAAAAATATACCGCAGAAGCAGGGAAAGACGTTTCCGGTTTCAGTCCTCAGGCAATGGATCTGCTCTGTCGTTATTCGTGGTCCGGTAATGTCAGGGAACTGCAACATACCATTGAACGCGCAGTAGTTCTTACTACAAATACGGTCATCCTGCCGGATGACCTGCCGGAACAGGTCCGGTATAATTCTTATCCTGAAGATGACCTTCCTCCCTTCAAATTGATGCCGTTGGATGAGCTCGAAAAGCTATATCTCATGCGGGTTCTAAAGGAAACCGGCGGAAACAAGAGCGAGGCGGCAAAGATTCTCGGGGTTGACCGAAGGACTCTTTACAGAATGGCTGAACGACATCGCCTGAACCTTACTGATAAAGAGGACAACTCTCCTTTCGAAGAGGATCCGTCAAATTAGCAAATATGCCTCACACGGTGTGGCAGAATGGCTGCTGATATCAATTTCAC carries:
- a CDS encoding sigma-54-dependent Fis family transcriptional regulator, with translation MKRTESESCHILLVDDDEIACRLLAEVLSDEGYKVDTVRSGQDAVKKTETSFYDLVITDLMMPGIDGLEILKKFKQVSPDTLVIMITAFGSLESAIEAMKAGAFDYVSKPFSEDEIKIVVRRAMMQKRLQKENEQFQRELKMAHGLDQIIGRSRPMMDIYKTVAMVINSTSNVLIQGESGTGKELIARAIHYNSTRSSKPFVVVNCAALPENLLESELFGHVKGAFTGAIISKKGLIEEAEGGTCFLDEIGDMSLPLQAKMLRMIQEKEIRRVGSTEPVYVNVRIVAATNQPLDRKVKEGGFREDLLYRLKVVTITLPPLRERREDIPLLAGYFLKKYTAEAGKDVSGFSPQAMDLLCRYSWSGNVRELQHTIERAVVLTTNTVILPDDLPEQVRYNSYPEDDLPPFKLMPLDELEKLYLMRVLKETGGNKSEAAKILGVDRRTLYRMAERHRLNLTDKEDNSPFEEDPSN